TGTTTGCTGCCGGTACAGGACAAACATTAGAAATCAACAATACAGGCAGCGTTACTTCTATTGGAGGCGAAGTGGTAACTACCGCAGCTGGTGGCAACATCTGGCTGAAAGGCAATAACACCGTAACCGGTTATGCCCAAGGTACGCCTCACTTTTACGACCTCACTATTGGCAGTGGTATTGCCGGCAGCCCCGTTACACTTACAAATAACCCTACTGTTCATCACTATTGTACACTCAATAGTCAGGCGGCATTCAATGGAATTGCGGCTCCTACCTATGCTACAGGCTCTACATTGATTTACAATACTACCGGTACTTACAACCGAGGTATTGAGTGGGGAAGTGCAGCAGGTAATCCCGGTTATCCCTGGCATGTAATGGTGCAAAATGGTACCACGATACAGCTGGGTATTGGCGGTACACCTACCGTACTCGAAACAGGTGGTAACCTCAACCTGGGCAATGGCACGACTACCGGATTTGTGAACATGAATGCATTGGCGCAAACCCTTACTGTAAAAGGAAACCTGACTATTGGAGATGGTACAACCGTAAATAATGCGCTGACCCTTTCTACCGCAATTGGTGGCGACCTGGTGGTGCATGGCAACTTCACCCGATATGATGGTAGTTTTTACAACGATAACTCACGGGCCATCTTCTTCAGAGGATCGGGCAATTCTACCATCAGCATTCCGGGGCTTATTCCTCCGGCTGCAGGTTCGCCCAACCCCACTTTGCAAGATTATGGCTACACCATCATTGATAAAGACGTAGCAACCGCCAAAGTAATTTTGAATGCTCCCGTAGGCGTCACAGAAAAACTTACGCTTACCAGAGGCATTATTACCGCTACCAGCCATGGATTGTTTATTAAAAAACCATCGCCCGATGCCACAAACGGAGGCATTGCTGGTGGCAGCATCGATAGCTATGTGGATGGTAGATTGTATCGCTATATGTCTGTAACCACCAACGGTCTTTACAGCTTCCCCATTGGAAAATCAGATGTTGGCAGCGGTGCATTTAAACCCGTTGTTTTTACTACTACCAACCATCTGTCGCCTGGTGCAGTTTTCAGTGCTGAATATTTTGGCGGTGTAAACGCCACGCCATTGTATGGTCCGGATGAAAACTTCTTGGGAACCTTACAAGGTGTGCTGAGAGATGAGTTCTGGCAGTTCAACAAGGTTTCTGGTGCTGCCGCTGCCGCCGGTAAACTGGCCGTAAAATATGATTACAATGCTGGTAATGTTTTCCGGGATGCAGACAATAACGTGGTACCGGTTTGTGCAGATTGTAATGTAGCTGTAGTAAAAAGAGACAGCGATGTAGGCGTAGGCAATTGGGAGTTCACTAAGGCCGATTATACTTTTGATGTGTATGATGCTACATATCCCGAAGCAAGGTTGTTCAGTCAGTCAGGATTTATTCAAAGCGGCGAACTCAGCAGTTTCAGCCCATTCACTGTTGGCTTCAACTTCAATAATATTTTAGGTACACTGCCCGTAAAGTTGCTGTCGTTCGATGGGCAGTTACAACAGCAGCAAGCAAAGCTTACATGGACAATTGACAGTGATAAGGATGTTCGTCATTTTGAACTGCAACACAGCACCGATGGCAGTTCATTTACATCCGTTAGAAAAATGCAGCCAGCTGGTAACAGCTATTCCATTGCTCACCAACCTTACAGCAGCGGTAAGCAGTTTTATCGGTTGAAAGTGGTAGAAAAAAATGGCACAAGCTTCTACAGCAAAACGGTACTGCTGATAACAGGCAATAGTTCCAGCTATATGATGGGTTTGCAAAGCACGATTGTACAACAACAAGCCGTTATCAACCTTTGGTCGGCACAAAACCAGGCAGCACAAACAAGCCTGTACGATGCCAACGGTAAATTGTTGGCGCAGCAACAGCAACAAATTTTACGGGGCGATAATCAACTGAAAGTAACCACGCAACATTTGGCGCAAGGCATTTACTTCCTGCACGTTTACACAGCAGATGGTATCAGACAAACACTACGTTTTATAAAAGAATAATGGTTCACAAATGCCAAAAAAGCATCACCCTTCGGTGATGTTTTTTTATGTCCGGTCTTTTCCGGCGCATACATTCAATCTGCTGTACTTTCATACCATTGCATTACCACAACAAGCATTACTTATGGATTACATACAACACAAAACCATTTTACTTACGGGTGCCAGCAAAGGTATTGGCCGGGCTACTGCATTGGCATTGGCAGCACATCGGGTAAAGCTGGGTTTGGTGGCCCGCAGCGAACAAGATTTGATAACACTCAAACAAGAAGTAGAAGCGTTGGGTAGTGATTGTGAAATTTTTACAGGCGATGTTGCCGATGAATCTACTGCTGTAAAAGCTGTAGCCAAAATGCAGGATCGCTTTGGTAGTATTGATGTGCTCATCAACAATGCTGGCTATGGAAACAGCAAACCCTTTGAACAGTTTTCTGTACAAGAGTGGGATGATTTGTATGCCACCAATGTAAAAGGTACTTTCTTGTTTAGCAAAGCGGTGACGCCTGCTATGAAACAACAACAAAGTGGCCACATACTCATCATTGCCAGCGATGTAGCCAAACGCACATTCGCAACCGGTGCATTGTATTGCAGCAGCAAGTTTGCACAGCATGCATTTGGCGATGCCATCCGCAAAGAACTGCGGCCACACAAAGTAAAAGTGAGCACCGTATACAGTGGTTTGGTAGACAGCTATTTTCACGCCGAACCACAAGGCGATGCTGCACACAAATGGTGGCTAAAAAATGAAGACATGGCTCGTTCTATTGTGTTCATTATCAATCAACCGGCACATGTGGTTATTGATGAGTTTATGATTCATCCGCTGGAGCAAGACTACTAACGCAGTTGGATGCAATAGCATTATGGAAGACTGATACAAGGTGCATCTCTGTTGTAAACACTGTTTATGGCAGACATACAATTGAGCAGTAAAAAAGGCGGCCGCAACAGGCGCAGCACCCGGGTAGATCTCACCGCTATGGTCGACCTGGGTTTTTTATTGATTACCTTTTTCATTTTCACCACCACCATGTCGCAATCGGTGGCCATGCAGTTGGTGATGCCTGCTGATGGACCGGATACCAAAGTAGCAGCAAGTGGTGCGGTTACTTTACTGGCGCATCAGCAAAAAGTGGTGATGGTATTGGGCGAAGACCTTGCTTCGGCAAAAAGTTTTTCGTGGCAACAACCAAAGGAATTGCGGCAGGCATTGATACAAGTAAAGCAACAAGTAATAGCAGCCAATGGCAATGATGACAAACTTTTCGTGCTCATCAAACCCATGGACAACAGCAGCTTTGGGCAAGTCATCAACCTGTACGATGAAATGACGATATGTGGCATAAAACGCTATGCCATGGCCAATCTCACAGAGCAGGAAACCGTTTTAATGGCCGGTATGTAATGCCTTAATGTGTTTGTTGCTGGTACGCTTTTACTCTATACATTGCATTGTCGCGGATGTCTTTCCAAAACAAATTGATATCGCCAATGTGATAGTTTTTGGTGGTGAAAAACCAGTTGCCAAAAAACCGCGGCTTGCTACTCCACAAAATATTACCGTGTATTTGTGTAGCTACATTTCGCGGCTTGGGATGATTGAATTTGTACAATACTGCCCCTTTGCTTTGGCTTCTAGGTACCGGCATTGTATCCATCGTCCACGTAAGTGGATTTACCACCACTGCTTTGAAATTTTCTCGCTGCACAAATTCGGGTACGTGCCCTTTTTTAAACGTACGCCAGCTTACAAAACATCCCGTTTGGTTGGGTGTGGTACAAGCAGGCAAACTGCTAAAATATTGCTCAGGTACCGGTAAGCCAATGATGTAAGCTGCTACCAATCTTTTTTGAATTGGATTACCTTCTACCTGCGCTTTTAGCAATCGGCCTGCATGCAATGTACCTTGGCTATGTGAGGCAACGATGAATGGCTTGTTGCCAATCGTTTGCAAAAACAACATAAATGCACGTTCGATATCGGCATAGGCAGTATCGAAAAATGATTGGGCGATGCTATCATTAATGTAAAACGAACGGATATGCGCCTGACGGTATCGGGGTGCATATACTTCAAAGCTGTTAAACACACTTGCCTGATTGAGCATGCTGCTGTAGTCCGTTTTGGCATTCAGTGCCGCATCATTTACCGATGCATTCCAAAACTGCATGTTGTAAGGTTTTCCATCTACAGCACCGGCATGGGTATAGGTAGTGGGATGTATGAAAAATACCGCCACCGATGTATCAGCTTTATCTTGCGCAAAGGGCTTCGGCGTTGAGTCGGCCAAATCCTTTTTAAGTGGATGCGCCGCCCAATAATACAGGTTTGCATAATTGGGTATGCTGTCGGCATTTGCTGCTGGCACATAGCTTTCCACAGGATATTTACTACTGCTACAAGATTGTAAGCATAGCAGAGAAACATTGGCAATAGCCAACCATAACAGCAGTCGATTTTTTTGCATGGCGTGTGTTGGTCTGAAATTTGTTCGTACTTTAACCAATAACAACATTCCTGCTTGCAGGTTGTTCCTCAAAATTTTTGCTTCCATATGAGTATTCCAGTGGTAGACCTTGCCCAATTTAATCAGGGCAGCGATAGCGACCGCACTGCATTTGTATATGAGTTGGGTCGTGCCTACGAAGATGTAGGTTTTGTAGCCGTCAAAAACCATGGCATTCCCGAAGAGTTGATTGATGAATTGTATAAGTATGTACAAACTTTTTTCAGCATGCCGGGCGATGTAAAAAACCAGTACGAAAAACCAGAACTGGCCGGCCAGCGTGGCTACACCAGTTTTGGAAAAGAACATGCCAAGGGTAGCGATGCGCCTGATTTGAAAGAGTTTTTCCAGTTTGGTCAAACGGTGGAAGACGACGATCCTGTAGCGGTAGAATATCCGGCCAATGTAACGGTGAATGAAGTGCCGCAGCTCACACCAACCCTTTACCGTGCCTATCGGCATTTTGAAAAAAGTGGCCGGGCTTTGTTGAAAGCCATCGCCATTTACCTTGGTCTCGATGAAGATTATTTTGAACCATATGTAGTGAATGGCAACAGTATTTTGCGGGCCATTCATTATCCGCCCATTACGCAAGAACCCAAGTCGGCCATACGGGCTGAGCAGCACGAAGACATCAACCTGATTACATTGCTCGTAGGTGCCAGTGCCGAAGGCCTCCAGATTTTAAGCAAGCAGGGCGAATGGGTCGGCGTTACGGCATTGCCTGGCCAAATTGTGGTGAATGTGGGAGACATGCTGCAGCGCCTTACCAACAACCGCCTCAAGAGTACCACACACCGGGTGGTGAATCCGCCAAGAGAAAAATGGGGGAGCAGTCGTTTCAGCATTCCTTTCTTTTTGCACCCCAAAAGCAGCATGAGCCTGGCCTGCCTAGAAGATTGTATTGATGCCGACCACCCCAAAGCATACCCCGATGCTACCGCTGGTGAATACCTCGATGAACGCCTTCGGGAAATAGGTTTGAAAAAATAAATGCGTGATTCTCTATAGTTAAAGCCAACCCTTGGGGGTTGGTTTTTTTATGGGCAACATTATCTGGTTCATAACTGTTTTACAGCTTGTATAACCTGTAATTTTGCGCATCAATTTGAGCAGTATGGCCAACAGTTGGAAAAAAGTGGGAATGATTACGGCAAGTATATTGCTGACTGCCGGCAGTGCGTTGGCACAATGTTCTATTTGTACCAAAACCGCATCGCAACTGGGCAAAGAAAGCGCCGAAGGTTTGAACGGCGGCATCATTTACCTGATGATTGTTCCTTTTTTGGTGGCCGGCTATATCGGTTACCGCTGGTGGCGCCAGGAAAAACAACAGTCTTAAGATTGCAGTTTCATCCAGTCATTTTTAAGTAAGGCAAAACGGTGCTCATTGCATTGGCGGCCGTTTTTAAACACGGCATCCCGGGCAATGCATTCCAGTTGAAAGCCGGCATTGTGCAACACTTTCATACTACCCTCATTAAAATCAAATACGCTTCCCTGCAGCCGCGTCAACGGAAAATTGTGGAATACATAATTCACCATGGCTTTGGCTGCTTGTGTCATAATTCCTTTACCCCAATAGGGCTGGCCAAGCCAATAACCAAAGTCGGCACCGTAGCGGTACACATCGCTAAGCGGAGATATGCCAATGGCACCTACAGCTTCTCCGTTTAATTCTATCGCCAGGTTCATCGGCATGGGTCGGGCCATTTCCATGCGTATAAAATCGATGGCATGCTGCATGGTGTACGGATAGGGAAAATAATCCCGCAGGTTTTGCGCAATGTTTGGATTGTTGGCCAGCGTAGCAAATGAAGCGGCATCTCTTTCCTGCAAATTGCGCAGGGTGCACGTTGTTGTTTGTATGCTAATGATTTTCATAAGTTGAAGATTACCGCCAGGGCCAATTACCTTTGAGTTTCACAAAAGTATTGACCTATGCGGTTGTTGCCTGTAATGATGTGTTTTGCTTTGTTGTGTTTGAACTGGCCCGGCGCAGCCGGCCAAAAATTTTTTTACAAGGCATTGTTCAAGATAGTGTTCAAAAAAAAGAAATTCGTTCTGCCAGTATCCGCAATGTTTTTAGTGGGACAACAGTTGTAAGCAGGAGCGATGGTAAATTTACCATCGCTGTTCAAAAAGGTAACATTCTTGCAGTAGCTGCATCAGGGTATTTGAGTGATACGCTTACTATTACAGATAGTATTCTTGCTTCCGGCTTTATTATATTGCAACTCAATCTGTTGCCGGCCACCTTACCTGGTGCTACAGTGAGTGCCGGCCTTAATCCCTATCAGATAGATAGTATTAGTCGCCGGAAAGCCTTTCTGGCAACGGTTGGCGAGGCTCGCATTACTACCGTAAGCCGTACCAATGAGTTGGGTTTTGGCGTAGGCATCAACATAGATCGCTTTA
The Phnomibacter ginsenosidimutans genome window above contains:
- a CDS encoding isopenicillin N synthase family dioxygenase translates to MSIPVVDLAQFNQGSDSDRTAFVYELGRAYEDVGFVAVKNHGIPEELIDELYKYVQTFFSMPGDVKNQYEKPELAGQRGYTSFGKEHAKGSDAPDLKEFFQFGQTVEDDDPVAVEYPANVTVNEVPQLTPTLYRAYRHFEKSGRALLKAIAIYLGLDEDYFEPYVVNGNSILRAIHYPPITQEPKSAIRAEQHEDINLITLLVGASAEGLQILSKQGEWVGVTALPGQIVVNVGDMLQRLTNNRLKSTTHRVVNPPREKWGSSRFSIPFFLHPKSSMSLACLEDCIDADHPKAYPDATAGEYLDERLREIGLKK
- a CDS encoding DUF3089 domain-containing protein, with amino-acid sequence MQKNRLLLWLAIANVSLLCLQSCSSSKYPVESYVPAANADSIPNYANLYYWAAHPLKKDLADSTPKPFAQDKADTSVAVFFIHPTTYTHAGAVDGKPYNMQFWNASVNDAALNAKTDYSSMLNQASVFNSFEVYAPRYRQAHIRSFYINDSIAQSFFDTAYADIERAFMLFLQTIGNKPFIVASHSQGTLHAGRLLKAQVEGNPIQKRLVAAYIIGLPVPEQYFSSLPACTTPNQTGCFVSWRTFKKGHVPEFVQRENFKAVVVNPLTWTMDTMPVPRSQSKGAVLYKFNHPKPRNVATQIHGNILWSSKPRFFGNWFFTTKNYHIGDINLFWKDIRDNAMYRVKAYQQQTH
- a CDS encoding GNAT family N-acetyltransferase encodes the protein MKIISIQTTTCTLRNLQERDAASFATLANNPNIAQNLRDYFPYPYTMQHAIDFIRMEMARPMPMNLAIELNGEAVGAIGISPLSDVYRYGADFGYWLGQPYWGKGIMTQAAKAMVNYVFHNFPLTRLQGSVFDFNEGSMKVLHNAGFQLECIARDAVFKNGRQCNEHRFALLKNDWMKLQS
- a CDS encoding ExbD/TolR family protein — protein: MADIQLSSKKGGRNRRSTRVDLTAMVDLGFLLITFFIFTTTMSQSVAMQLVMPADGPDTKVAASGAVTLLAHQQKVVMVLGEDLASAKSFSWQQPKELRQALIQVKQQVIAANGNDDKLFVLIKPMDNSSFGQVINLYDEMTICGIKRYAMANLTEQETVLMAGM
- a CDS encoding SDR family oxidoreductase — encoded protein: MDYIQHKTILLTGASKGIGRATALALAAHRVKLGLVARSEQDLITLKQEVEALGSDCEIFTGDVADESTAVKAVAKMQDRFGSIDVLINNAGYGNSKPFEQFSVQEWDDLYATNVKGTFLFSKAVTPAMKQQQSGHILIIASDVAKRTFATGALYCSSKFAQHAFGDAIRKELRPHKVKVSTVYSGLVDSYFHAEPQGDAAHKWWLKNEDMARSIVFIINQPAHVVIDEFMIHPLEQDY